The following are from one region of the Pygocentrus nattereri isolate fPygNat1 chromosome 20, fPygNat1.pri, whole genome shotgun sequence genome:
- the rsrc2 gene encoding arginine/serine-rich coiled-coil protein 2 isoform X1: protein METSRSPRSTKHHSRSRSRSRDRKRKSGDKKHRRSRSRSKEARRRDSEKALKSQSRSEDILQNSDKDRERFSEDSCEDRHRKKDRKSSRGRSQSRSRSRERRHRSRSRDKRRSRSRERRSKSREKKRRPRSRSTSRSKHIRRSRSRSKSRERKKRPEKPRRKSRSRSVSPVAFRGRNTAMDAQEALARRLERAKKLQEQKEKEMLEKQQNQQQEITATATAAPLLGENATVTTASPGLNVAALLASGTQVTPQIAMAAQMAALQAKTLAETGIAVPSYYNPSAVNPMKFAEQEKKRKLLWQGKKEGDKSQTAELWEKLNFGNKDQNVKFRKLMGIKPDDESGSSGMLNDEGLKTMQKQEEMFRNLDVQYEMARSQTHTQRGMGLGFSSSFSRGMDAV from the exons ATGGAAACCTCTAGATCACCTAGGAGCACAAAACATCATTCACGGTCCAGATCACGTTCAAGGGACCGGAAACGCAAGTCAG GTGACAAGAAGCATAGAAGATCCCGGAGCAGAAGCAAAGAG GCACGACGGAGGGACTCGGAGAAGGCGCTAAAATCGCAGAGCCGATCGGAAGACATACTGCAGAATTCAGATAAGGATCGTGAGAGGTTTTCTGAAGACAGCTGTGAGGACCGACACCGCAAAAAGGACAGAAAGTCCTCAAGAGGAAGAAGTCAGTCCAGATCACGCTCAAGAGAAAG ACGACATCGCAGTCGAAGTCGAGACAAACGAAGGTCTCGCAGTCGTGAAAGGAGATCAAAGAGCCGTGAGAAGAAGAGACGGCCCAGGTCACGATCCACCTCAAGAAGCAAACATATAAGGCGCAGCAGAAGCCGGAGCAAGAGCAG GGAAAGGAAGAAGAGGCCTGAAAAGCCAAGGAGGAAAAGCCGCAGTCGGTCCGTTAGTCCCGTGGCTTTCAGAGGCAGAAACACAGCCATGGATGCACAAGAGGCTTTGGCTAGGAG GTTGGAGAGAGCAAAAAAACTtcaagaacagaaagagaaagagatgttGGAGAAGCAGCAAAATCAGCAACAGGAGATCACAGCAA cagcaacagcagctccaTTGTTGGGTGAAAATGCCACAGTTACTACGGCCAGCCCAGGGCTGAATGTGGCAGCACTGCTGGCGTCTGGCACACAAGTCACACCACAGATTGCTATGGCAGCTCAGATGGCCGCACTACAGGCCAAAACATTAGCAGAAACGGGCATTGCTGTGCCAAGTTACTATAACCCTTCAGCTGTCAATCCCATGAAGTTTGCTGAgcaggagaagaagaggaaattGTTGTGgcaaggaaagaaggaaggg GACAAGTCCCAGACAGCTGAACTATGGGAGAAGCTGAATTTTGGCAACAAGGACCAAAACGTCAAGTTCCGCAAACTAATGGGCATTAAA CCTGATGATGAAAGTGGATCTTCTGGTATGCTTAATGATGAAGGCCTGAAGACAATGCAGAAGCAGGAAGAAATGTTCCGTAACTTGGATGTCCAGTATGAGATGGCCCGgtcacagacacatacacagagaggaATGGGCCTTGGCTTCTCGTCGTCTTTTTCACGAGGAATGGATGCTGTTTGA
- the si:ch211-110p13.9 gene encoding uncharacterized protein si:ch211-110p13.9 isoform X3 — protein sequence MTTESVSVIDLPHWESGKRRIRFLYLAGNNSFKVTKQNTNEEQMIPLFLGADLFSNTDIRTENHPRYHGKFAKKGLATKLVFSSAFRFQGIRLPCSNNGLWFYCIHGVFRVAFDLYSKEEQLSVLESFQDLWKSRINDEQLNMVYNLHVQLPTTTSYHGDKEISHEHASNNISAPTPAHSGPQEVEDFVISEPVSGLPEESSSVDHDYCSLSEQAKFKQSSLLAEKLCIIGDKLKSINTMDKSQEETILKFLDYAEYWISGGQDEERLTGAVMTLLRTHSQGYSIYSSLLLQALAGWLGQKFHSANSSISQQVETFKMRHIEHITDLPPAEELATELFPEAMRNLMINWMGLGEEAATWKRLSEYPIVLLILEFANHNLITGVAHVLYSSLISR from the exons ATGACTACTGAGAGCGTCTCGGTCATCGACTTACCACACTGGGAAAGTGGAAAAAGGAGGATTCGGTTCTTATATCTAGCTGGAAACaactcctttaaagttaccaaacagaatacaaatgaG GAGCAGATGATTCCCCTCTTCCTTGGAGCCGATCTCTTTTCTAACACAGATATCCGCACTGAGAACCATCCTAGATACCACGGAAAATTTGCCAAAAAAGGACTGGCAACAAAACTGGTTTTCTCCTCAG CCTTCAGGTTCCAAGGCATTCGACTTCCTTGCTCCAATAATGGCTTGTGGTTCTACTGTATTCATGGCGTTTTCCGGGTGGCCTTTGATCTTTACAGTAAAGAAGAGCAGCTTTCAGTCTTGGAGTCATTTCAG GATCTCTGGAAGTCCCGAATCAATGATGAGCAATTAAACATGGTTTACAACCTGCATGTCCAACTGCCAACAACTACCAGCTACCATGGTGACAAAGAGATATCACATGAACATGCTTCTAATAACATATCTGCGCCTACCCCTGCCCATTCAGGACCTCAAGAGGTAGAAGACTTTGTCATCTCAGAGCCAGTGTCTGGTTTACCAGAAGAGTCGTCATCCGTGGACCATGACTACTGCTCCTTATCAGAGCAGGCAAAGTTTAAGCAGTCTAGTCTGCTAGCTGAGAAACTCTGCATTATAGGTGACAAGTTAAAGTCCATCAATACAATGGATAAAAGTCAAGAAGAAACTATCTTGAAGTTTCTAGATTATGCTGAATATTGGATTAGCGGAGGGCAAGACGAGGAAAGGTTGACAGGCGCTGTGATGACTTTACTTCGGACTCATTCGCAAGGATACTCAATCTACTCCAGTCTTTTGCTGCAAgcgctggctggctggctgggtcAGAAGTTTCATTCAGCCAACAGTAGCATAAGCCAGCAGGTAGAAACCTTCAAAATGCGACACATTGAACACATTACAGACTTGCCTCCTGCTGAGGAACTTGCCACAGAACTCTTTCCAGAGGCAATGCGGAACCTGATGATAAACTGGATGGGTCTGGGTGAAGAGGCAGCCACATGGAAAAGACTCAGTGAATATCCAATTGTACTGCTTATACTGGAATTCGCCAACCATAACCTCATCACAGGAGTGGCCCATGTACTATATTCCAGTCTCATAAGCAGGTAG
- the si:ch211-110p13.9 gene encoding uncharacterized protein si:ch211-110p13.9 isoform X1 — protein sequence MSSLLRIVFPLEEVELKTPVDGQSTSVTHIRSTAFLRQLRSELMTTESVSVIDLPHWESGKRRIRFLYLAGNNSFKVTKQNTNEEQMIPLFLGADLFSNTDIRTENHPRYHGKFAKKGLATKLVFSSAFRFQGIRLPCSNNGLWFYCIHGVFRVAFDLYSKEEQLSVLESFQDLWKSRINDEQLNMVYNLHVQLPTTTSYHGDKEISHEHASNNISAPTPAHSGPQEVEDFVISEPVSGLPEESSSVDHDYCSLSEQAKFKQSSLLAEKLCIIGDKLKSINTMDKSQEETILKFLDYAEYWISGGQDEERLTGAVMTLLRTHSQGYSIYSSLLLQALAGWLGQKFHSANSSISQQVETFKMRHIEHITDLPPAEELATELFPEAMRNLMINWMGLGEEAATWKRLSEYPIVLLILEFANHNLITGVAHVLYSSLISR from the exons ATGTCTTCTCTGCT tcGAATTGTTTTTCCTCTTGAAGAAGTAGAACTGAAGACTCCTGTAGATGGACAGTCCACCAGCGTTACACACATCAGGTCAACTGCTTTTCTCAGGC AATTAAGGAGTGAACTCATGACTACTGAGAGCGTCTCGGTCATCGACTTACCACACTGGGAAAGTGGAAAAAGGAGGATTCGGTTCTTATATCTAGCTGGAAACaactcctttaaagttaccaaacagaatacaaatgaG GAGCAGATGATTCCCCTCTTCCTTGGAGCCGATCTCTTTTCTAACACAGATATCCGCACTGAGAACCATCCTAGATACCACGGAAAATTTGCCAAAAAAGGACTGGCAACAAAACTGGTTTTCTCCTCAG CCTTCAGGTTCCAAGGCATTCGACTTCCTTGCTCCAATAATGGCTTGTGGTTCTACTGTATTCATGGCGTTTTCCGGGTGGCCTTTGATCTTTACAGTAAAGAAGAGCAGCTTTCAGTCTTGGAGTCATTTCAG GATCTCTGGAAGTCCCGAATCAATGATGAGCAATTAAACATGGTTTACAACCTGCATGTCCAACTGCCAACAACTACCAGCTACCATGGTGACAAAGAGATATCACATGAACATGCTTCTAATAACATATCTGCGCCTACCCCTGCCCATTCAGGACCTCAAGAGGTAGAAGACTTTGTCATCTCAGAGCCAGTGTCTGGTTTACCAGAAGAGTCGTCATCCGTGGACCATGACTACTGCTCCTTATCAGAGCAGGCAAAGTTTAAGCAGTCTAGTCTGCTAGCTGAGAAACTCTGCATTATAGGTGACAAGTTAAAGTCCATCAATACAATGGATAAAAGTCAAGAAGAAACTATCTTGAAGTTTCTAGATTATGCTGAATATTGGATTAGCGGAGGGCAAGACGAGGAAAGGTTGACAGGCGCTGTGATGACTTTACTTCGGACTCATTCGCAAGGATACTCAATCTACTCCAGTCTTTTGCTGCAAgcgctggctggctggctgggtcAGAAGTTTCATTCAGCCAACAGTAGCATAAGCCAGCAGGTAGAAACCTTCAAAATGCGACACATTGAACACATTACAGACTTGCCTCCTGCTGAGGAACTTGCCACAGAACTCTTTCCAGAGGCAATGCGGAACCTGATGATAAACTGGATGGGTCTGGGTGAAGAGGCAGCCACATGGAAAAGACTCAGTGAATATCCAATTGTACTGCTTATACTGGAATTCGCCAACCATAACCTCATCACAGGAGTGGCCCATGTACTATATTCCAGTCTCATAAGCAGGTAG
- the rsrc2 gene encoding arginine/serine-rich coiled-coil protein 2 isoform X2, translating into METSRSPRSTKHHSRSRSRSRDRKRKSGDKKHRRSRSRSKEARRRDSEKALKSQSRSEDILQNSDKDRERFSEDSCEDRHRKKDRKSSRGRSQSRSRSRERRHRSRSRDKRRSRSRERRSKSREKKRRPRSRSTSRSKHIRRSRSRSKSRERKKRPEKPRRKSRSRSVSPVAFRGRNTAMDAQEALARRLERAKKLQEQKEKEMLEKQQNQQQEITATTAAPLLGENATVTTASPGLNVAALLASGTQVTPQIAMAAQMAALQAKTLAETGIAVPSYYNPSAVNPMKFAEQEKKRKLLWQGKKEGDKSQTAELWEKLNFGNKDQNVKFRKLMGIKPDDESGSSGMLNDEGLKTMQKQEEMFRNLDVQYEMARSQTHTQRGMGLGFSSSFSRGMDAV; encoded by the exons ATGGAAACCTCTAGATCACCTAGGAGCACAAAACATCATTCACGGTCCAGATCACGTTCAAGGGACCGGAAACGCAAGTCAG GTGACAAGAAGCATAGAAGATCCCGGAGCAGAAGCAAAGAG GCACGACGGAGGGACTCGGAGAAGGCGCTAAAATCGCAGAGCCGATCGGAAGACATACTGCAGAATTCAGATAAGGATCGTGAGAGGTTTTCTGAAGACAGCTGTGAGGACCGACACCGCAAAAAGGACAGAAAGTCCTCAAGAGGAAGAAGTCAGTCCAGATCACGCTCAAGAGAAAG ACGACATCGCAGTCGAAGTCGAGACAAACGAAGGTCTCGCAGTCGTGAAAGGAGATCAAAGAGCCGTGAGAAGAAGAGACGGCCCAGGTCACGATCCACCTCAAGAAGCAAACATATAAGGCGCAGCAGAAGCCGGAGCAAGAGCAG GGAAAGGAAGAAGAGGCCTGAAAAGCCAAGGAGGAAAAGCCGCAGTCGGTCCGTTAGTCCCGTGGCTTTCAGAGGCAGAAACACAGCCATGGATGCACAAGAGGCTTTGGCTAGGAG GTTGGAGAGAGCAAAAAAACTtcaagaacagaaagagaaagagatgttGGAGAAGCAGCAAAATCAGCAACAGGAGATCACAGCAA caacagcagctccaTTGTTGGGTGAAAATGCCACAGTTACTACGGCCAGCCCAGGGCTGAATGTGGCAGCACTGCTGGCGTCTGGCACACAAGTCACACCACAGATTGCTATGGCAGCTCAGATGGCCGCACTACAGGCCAAAACATTAGCAGAAACGGGCATTGCTGTGCCAAGTTACTATAACCCTTCAGCTGTCAATCCCATGAAGTTTGCTGAgcaggagaagaagaggaaattGTTGTGgcaaggaaagaaggaaggg GACAAGTCCCAGACAGCTGAACTATGGGAGAAGCTGAATTTTGGCAACAAGGACCAAAACGTCAAGTTCCGCAAACTAATGGGCATTAAA CCTGATGATGAAAGTGGATCTTCTGGTATGCTTAATGATGAAGGCCTGAAGACAATGCAGAAGCAGGAAGAAATGTTCCGTAACTTGGATGTCCAGTATGAGATGGCCCGgtcacagacacatacacagagaggaATGGGCCTTGGCTTCTCGTCGTCTTTTTCACGAGGAATGGATGCTGTTTGA
- the rsrc2 gene encoding arginine/serine-rich coiled-coil protein 2 isoform X3 — protein sequence MPTTGQARRRDSEKALKSQSRSEDILQNSDKDRERFSEDSCEDRHRKKDRKSSRGRSQSRSRSRERRHRSRSRDKRRSRSRERRSKSREKKRRPRSRSTSRSKHIRRSRSRSKSRERKKRPEKPRRKSRSRSVSPVAFRGRNTAMDAQEALARRLERAKKLQEQKEKEMLEKQQNQQQEITATATAAPLLGENATVTTASPGLNVAALLASGTQVTPQIAMAAQMAALQAKTLAETGIAVPSYYNPSAVNPMKFAEQEKKRKLLWQGKKEGDKSQTAELWEKLNFGNKDQNVKFRKLMGIKPDDESGSSGMLNDEGLKTMQKQEEMFRNLDVQYEMARSQTHTQRGMGLGFSSSFSRGMDAV from the exons ATGCCTACAACTGGACAG GCACGACGGAGGGACTCGGAGAAGGCGCTAAAATCGCAGAGCCGATCGGAAGACATACTGCAGAATTCAGATAAGGATCGTGAGAGGTTTTCTGAAGACAGCTGTGAGGACCGACACCGCAAAAAGGACAGAAAGTCCTCAAGAGGAAGAAGTCAGTCCAGATCACGCTCAAGAGAAAG ACGACATCGCAGTCGAAGTCGAGACAAACGAAGGTCTCGCAGTCGTGAAAGGAGATCAAAGAGCCGTGAGAAGAAGAGACGGCCCAGGTCACGATCCACCTCAAGAAGCAAACATATAAGGCGCAGCAGAAGCCGGAGCAAGAGCAG GGAAAGGAAGAAGAGGCCTGAAAAGCCAAGGAGGAAAAGCCGCAGTCGGTCCGTTAGTCCCGTGGCTTTCAGAGGCAGAAACACAGCCATGGATGCACAAGAGGCTTTGGCTAGGAG GTTGGAGAGAGCAAAAAAACTtcaagaacagaaagagaaagagatgttGGAGAAGCAGCAAAATCAGCAACAGGAGATCACAGCAA cagcaacagcagctccaTTGTTGGGTGAAAATGCCACAGTTACTACGGCCAGCCCAGGGCTGAATGTGGCAGCACTGCTGGCGTCTGGCACACAAGTCACACCACAGATTGCTATGGCAGCTCAGATGGCCGCACTACAGGCCAAAACATTAGCAGAAACGGGCATTGCTGTGCCAAGTTACTATAACCCTTCAGCTGTCAATCCCATGAAGTTTGCTGAgcaggagaagaagaggaaattGTTGTGgcaaggaaagaaggaaggg GACAAGTCCCAGACAGCTGAACTATGGGAGAAGCTGAATTTTGGCAACAAGGACCAAAACGTCAAGTTCCGCAAACTAATGGGCATTAAA CCTGATGATGAAAGTGGATCTTCTGGTATGCTTAATGATGAAGGCCTGAAGACAATGCAGAAGCAGGAAGAAATGTTCCGTAACTTGGATGTCCAGTATGAGATGGCCCGgtcacagacacatacacagagaggaATGGGCCTTGGCTTCTCGTCGTCTTTTTCACGAGGAATGGATGCTGTTTGA
- the si:ch211-110p13.9 gene encoding uncharacterized protein si:ch211-110p13.9 isoform X2, which produces MDSPPALHTSELRSELMTTESVSVIDLPHWESGKRRIRFLYLAGNNSFKVTKQNTNEEQMIPLFLGADLFSNTDIRTENHPRYHGKFAKKGLATKLVFSSAFRFQGIRLPCSNNGLWFYCIHGVFRVAFDLYSKEEQLSVLESFQDLWKSRINDEQLNMVYNLHVQLPTTTSYHGDKEISHEHASNNISAPTPAHSGPQEVEDFVISEPVSGLPEESSSVDHDYCSLSEQAKFKQSSLLAEKLCIIGDKLKSINTMDKSQEETILKFLDYAEYWISGGQDEERLTGAVMTLLRTHSQGYSIYSSLLLQALAGWLGQKFHSANSSISQQVETFKMRHIEHITDLPPAEELATELFPEAMRNLMINWMGLGEEAATWKRLSEYPIVLLILEFANHNLITGVAHVLYSSLISR; this is translated from the exons ATGGACAGTCCACCAGCGTTACACACATCAG AATTAAGGAGTGAACTCATGACTACTGAGAGCGTCTCGGTCATCGACTTACCACACTGGGAAAGTGGAAAAAGGAGGATTCGGTTCTTATATCTAGCTGGAAACaactcctttaaagttaccaaacagaatacaaatgaG GAGCAGATGATTCCCCTCTTCCTTGGAGCCGATCTCTTTTCTAACACAGATATCCGCACTGAGAACCATCCTAGATACCACGGAAAATTTGCCAAAAAAGGACTGGCAACAAAACTGGTTTTCTCCTCAG CCTTCAGGTTCCAAGGCATTCGACTTCCTTGCTCCAATAATGGCTTGTGGTTCTACTGTATTCATGGCGTTTTCCGGGTGGCCTTTGATCTTTACAGTAAAGAAGAGCAGCTTTCAGTCTTGGAGTCATTTCAG GATCTCTGGAAGTCCCGAATCAATGATGAGCAATTAAACATGGTTTACAACCTGCATGTCCAACTGCCAACAACTACCAGCTACCATGGTGACAAAGAGATATCACATGAACATGCTTCTAATAACATATCTGCGCCTACCCCTGCCCATTCAGGACCTCAAGAGGTAGAAGACTTTGTCATCTCAGAGCCAGTGTCTGGTTTACCAGAAGAGTCGTCATCCGTGGACCATGACTACTGCTCCTTATCAGAGCAGGCAAAGTTTAAGCAGTCTAGTCTGCTAGCTGAGAAACTCTGCATTATAGGTGACAAGTTAAAGTCCATCAATACAATGGATAAAAGTCAAGAAGAAACTATCTTGAAGTTTCTAGATTATGCTGAATATTGGATTAGCGGAGGGCAAGACGAGGAAAGGTTGACAGGCGCTGTGATGACTTTACTTCGGACTCATTCGCAAGGATACTCAATCTACTCCAGTCTTTTGCTGCAAgcgctggctggctggctgggtcAGAAGTTTCATTCAGCCAACAGTAGCATAAGCCAGCAGGTAGAAACCTTCAAAATGCGACACATTGAACACATTACAGACTTGCCTCCTGCTGAGGAACTTGCCACAGAACTCTTTCCAGAGGCAATGCGGAACCTGATGATAAACTGGATGGGTCTGGGTGAAGAGGCAGCCACATGGAAAAGACTCAGTGAATATCCAATTGTACTGCTTATACTGGAATTCGCCAACCATAACCTCATCACAGGAGTGGCCCATGTACTATATTCCAGTCTCATAAGCAGGTAG